From a region of the Mercurialis annua linkage group LG1-X, ddMerAnnu1.2, whole genome shotgun sequence genome:
- the LOC126666078 gene encoding uncharacterized protein LOC126666078: MFLLKKWRATTFGLYGYMNFTKAGFLEHSKKFKPEDMQIKIDGKNCIVTGANSGIGYATAEGLASRGATVYMVCRNKERGEAALSKIRSTTGNQNVHLEVCDLSSVSGIKSFASNFAAKEVPVHVLVNNAGLLENNRVTTSEGFELNFAVNVLGTYAMTELMVPLLEKAAPDARVITVSSGGMYTSPLTADLQYSEGTFSGVDQYARNKRVQVELNDKWAEMHKDRGISFYTMHPGWAETPGVARSMPSFNQSLSGKLRTSEEGADTVIWLALQPKEKLVSGGFYFDRAIAPKHLKFSATSGSETLIDSIISNLRSMATLPA, translated from the exons ATGTTCCTTTTAAAG AAATGGAGAGCTACTACTTTTGGGCTTTATGGGTATATGAATTTCACCAAAGCTGGTTTTTT GGAGCATTCCAAGAAGTTCAAACCAGAAGATATGCAGATTAAAATAGATGGCAAGAATTGCATAGTAACTGGAGCTAATTCTGGCATTGGTTACGCAACAGCAGAGGGTCTTGCTTCACG TGGGGCAACTGTGTACATGGTATGTCGTAACAAGGAGAGGGGTGAAGCTGCCCTTTCTAAAATTCGGTCAACAACCGGCAACCAAAACGTTCACCTGGAG GTTTGCGATCTTTCATCTGTCAGCGGTATCAAGTCTTTTGCGTCCAACTTTGCTGCAAAGGAAGTACCAGTTCATGTTTTG GTTAATAATGCTGGTTTGCTCGAGAATAACCGAGTTACAACATCAGAAGG GTTTGAATTGAATTTTGCTGTAAATGTGTTGGGCACTTATGCCATGACAGAACTAATGGTTCCCTTGTTAGAGAAAGCTGCACCTGATGCTCGGGTCATTACAGTATCCTCTGGTGGGATGTACACGTCGCCATTGACAGCAGACCTACAG TATAGTGAAGGGACGTTCAGTGGAGTGGATCAATATGCCCGAAACAAGAGAGTGCAG GTTGAATTAAATGATAAGTGGGCCGAAATGCATAAGGACAGAGGGATTTCATTCTACACGATGCACCCAGGTTGGGCTGAAACACCAGGAGTAGCTAGGAGTATGCCTAGTTTCAATCAATC GTTATCAGGAAAATTAAGAACAAGTGAGGAAGGTGCAGACACAGTTATTTGGCTAGCCTTGCAGCCAAAAGAAAAGCTAGTATCGggtggattttattttgataggGCTATAGCTCCTAAACACCTGAAATTTTCAGCTACCAGTGGCTCGGAGACATTAATCGACTCTATTATCAGCAACCTCCGTTCAATGGCTACACTTCCTGCTTGA
- the LOC126665034 gene encoding probable choline kinase 1 isoform X1, which translates to MIISLFNCHKPQHVIFPKYHTRNPRRFYAGCFSINTGESLLVKSVSVDTKMTVKTNGFMEGVFPDELKKILESLGSEWGDVVDDMESLQVIPLKGAMTNEVFQINWPTKSGDVNRKLLIRIYGEGVELFFKRDDEIRTFECMSKHGQGPRLLGRFADGRVEEFIHARTLSAVDLRDPEISALIAAKMREFHDLDMPGPRNVLLWSRVRNWLTKAKGLCSPKDAKKFNLDLLEDEINMLEKQLLQDYQDIGFCHNDLQYGNIMIDEETRSITIIDYEYSSYNPVAYDIANHFCEMTANYHSDTPHILDFGKYPGLEERRRFVHAYLSSAGDKPSEEKVKQLIDNAEKFTLANNLFWGLWGIISGYVNKLDFDFLEYARQRFEQYWLRKPEILGSSGVHANGYVVAAM; encoded by the exons ATGATAATTAGCCTGTTCAACTGTCACAAACCTCAACACGTAATTTTTCCAAAATATCACACACGCAATCCTAGGAGATTTTACGCGGGTTGTTTCTCAATAAATACAG GAGAGTCTTTGTTAGTTAAATCTGTTTCTGTGGATACAAAAATGACTGTGAAGACTAATGGATTCATGGAAGGGGTTTTTCCTGATGAGCTAAAGAAGATTCTTGAATCTTTGGGATCTGAGTGGGGTGATGTGGTTGATGATATGGAATCTTTGCAGGTTATACCGTTGAAAGGAGCTATGACTAATGAggtttttcaaattaattggCCCACTAAGAGTGGTGATGTTAATAGGAAATTGTTGATTCGGATCTATGGTGAAGGTGTTGAACTTTTCTTTAAAAGGGATGATGAGATTAGGACTTTCGAATGTATGTCGAAGCATGGACAAGGGCCCCGGCTTCTTGGTCGGTTTGCTGATGGCAGAGTTGAAGAGTTTATTCATGCTAGG ACACTATCAGCTGTCGACCTCCGTGATCCTGAAATATCTGCTCTGATAGCAGCAAAGATGAGAGAGTTTCATGATCTAGATATGCCTGGTCCAAGGAATGTACTTCTCTGGAGCAGAGTGAG GAACTGGCTGACTAAGGCCAAGGGTTTGTGTTCCCCAAAAGATGCCAAGAAATTTAACTTGGATCTTCTAGAAGATGAGATAAATATGCTAGAGAAGCAGCTGTTGCAAGACTATCAGGATATTGGATTTTGTCATAATGATCTGCAATATGGTAACATTATGATCGATGAAGAGACAAGATCAATCACCATAATT GATTATGAGTATTCAAGTTACAATCCTGTTGCTTACGACATTGCAAATCACTTCTGTGAAATGACAGCAAATTATCATTCCGATACACCGCATATTTTGGACTTCGGCAAATACCCAG GACTCGAGGAGCGCAGGCGGTTTGTTCATGCTTATCTAAGTTCTGCAG GTGACAAACCCAGCGAGGAGAAAGTAAAGCAGCTGATTGATAATGCAGAAAAGTTCACTCTTGCAAACAATCTATTTTGGGGCTTATGGGGAATAATCTCA GGGTATGTGAACAAACTTGATTTTGATTTCTTGGAGTATGCAAGGCAGAGATTTGAGCAGTACTGGTTGAGAAAGCCTGAAATCTTGGGATCTTCTGGTGTTCATGCGAATGGTTATGTGGTAGCTGCTATGTAA
- the LOC126665034 gene encoding probable choline kinase 1 isoform X2 — protein MTVKTNGFMEGVFPDELKKILESLGSEWGDVVDDMESLQVIPLKGAMTNEVFQINWPTKSGDVNRKLLIRIYGEGVELFFKRDDEIRTFECMSKHGQGPRLLGRFADGRVEEFIHARTLSAVDLRDPEISALIAAKMREFHDLDMPGPRNVLLWSRVRNWLTKAKGLCSPKDAKKFNLDLLEDEINMLEKQLLQDYQDIGFCHNDLQYGNIMIDEETRSITIIDYEYSSYNPVAYDIANHFCEMTANYHSDTPHILDFGKYPGLEERRRFVHAYLSSAGDKPSEEKVKQLIDNAEKFTLANNLFWGLWGIISGYVNKLDFDFLEYARQRFEQYWLRKPEILGSSGVHANGYVVAAM, from the exons ATGACTGTGAAGACTAATGGATTCATGGAAGGGGTTTTTCCTGATGAGCTAAAGAAGATTCTTGAATCTTTGGGATCTGAGTGGGGTGATGTGGTTGATGATATGGAATCTTTGCAGGTTATACCGTTGAAAGGAGCTATGACTAATGAggtttttcaaattaattggCCCACTAAGAGTGGTGATGTTAATAGGAAATTGTTGATTCGGATCTATGGTGAAGGTGTTGAACTTTTCTTTAAAAGGGATGATGAGATTAGGACTTTCGAATGTATGTCGAAGCATGGACAAGGGCCCCGGCTTCTTGGTCGGTTTGCTGATGGCAGAGTTGAAGAGTTTATTCATGCTAGG ACACTATCAGCTGTCGACCTCCGTGATCCTGAAATATCTGCTCTGATAGCAGCAAAGATGAGAGAGTTTCATGATCTAGATATGCCTGGTCCAAGGAATGTACTTCTCTGGAGCAGAGTGAG GAACTGGCTGACTAAGGCCAAGGGTTTGTGTTCCCCAAAAGATGCCAAGAAATTTAACTTGGATCTTCTAGAAGATGAGATAAATATGCTAGAGAAGCAGCTGTTGCAAGACTATCAGGATATTGGATTTTGTCATAATGATCTGCAATATGGTAACATTATGATCGATGAAGAGACAAGATCAATCACCATAATT GATTATGAGTATTCAAGTTACAATCCTGTTGCTTACGACATTGCAAATCACTTCTGTGAAATGACAGCAAATTATCATTCCGATACACCGCATATTTTGGACTTCGGCAAATACCCAG GACTCGAGGAGCGCAGGCGGTTTGTTCATGCTTATCTAAGTTCTGCAG GTGACAAACCCAGCGAGGAGAAAGTAAAGCAGCTGATTGATAATGCAGAAAAGTTCACTCTTGCAAACAATCTATTTTGGGGCTTATGGGGAATAATCTCA GGGTATGTGAACAAACTTGATTTTGATTTCTTGGAGTATGCAAGGCAGAGATTTGAGCAGTACTGGTTGAGAAAGCCTGAAATCTTGGGATCTTCTGGTGTTCATGCGAATGGTTATGTGGTAGCTGCTATGTAA
- the LOC126661784 gene encoding S-adenosylmethionine carrier 1, chloroplastic/mitochondrial-like, producing MDAGSSQTFSPENKQNCYADALDYKRSITHKESQKSFASVIVKDNKPIDYLGVLVDGLIAGGIAGVVADAALYPIDTIKTRMQAAHGGGKIMLKGLYSGIAGNLAGSLPASAIFVGVYEPVKQKLLKELPENLSACAQLTAGAIGGAVSSLVRVPTEVVKQRMQTGQFTSATNAVRVIVAKEGFKGLYAGYGSFLLRDLPFDAVQFCIYEQILVAYKLAAKRDLKDTEIALVGAFAGAITGALTTPLDVVKTRLMVQGPGYQYKGILDCARTVARQEGVHALLKGIGPRVLWIGFGGSIFFGVLEKTKHMLAQRSPDSTVKPASFKQH from the exons ATGGATGCTGGAAGTTCTCAGACTTTTTCTCCTG AAAACAAACAGAATTGTTATGCAGATGCATTGGACTATAAGAGGTCAATTACTCACAAGGAGTCACAAAAGTCTTTTGCATCAGTCATTGTAAAAGATAACAAGCCAATTGATTACTTAGGTGTTTTAGTTG ATGGTCTTATAGCTGGAGGGATTGCTGGTGTTGTCGCTGATGCAGCTTTATACCCAATTGATACAATAAAAACTCGAATGCAG GCTGCTCATGGAGGAGGGAAAATTATGTTGAAGGGGCTTTATTCTGGAATAGCTGGAAATCTTGCTGGTTCCTTACC GGCTTCTGCCATATTTGTTGGTGTTTATGAACCTGTGAAACAGAAATTGCTAAAAGAATTGCCTGAAAACCTCAGCGCTTGTGCTCAGCTG ACTGCAGGTGCCATCGGAGGTGCCGTTTCTTCACTTGTTCGTGTGCCAACAGAG GTCGTTAAGCAGCGGATGCAAACTGGGCAATTTACTTCAGCCACCAATGCTGTCCGCGTTATTGTTGCGAAAGAGGGTTTTAAAGGTCTCTATGCG GGATATGGGTCATTCTTACTACGAGATTTGCCTTTTGATGCTGTCCAGTTCTGCATCTATGAGCAAATCCTAGTAGCGTATAAGCTAGCG GCAAAAAGAGATCTGAAAGATACTGAGATTGCTCTAGTCGGTGCTTTTGCTG GTGCGATAACTGGAGCATTAACTACTCCCCTTGATGTGGTAAAAACTAGATTGATGGTTCAG GGACCAGGATACCAGTACAAAGGGATTTTGGATTGTGCGAGGACTGTTGCAAGGCAAGAGGGAGTTCATGCTCTTCTCAAG GGTATTGGACCGAGGGTCTTATGGATAGGTTTTGGAGGGTCAATCTTCTTTGGGGTACTTGAGAAGACAAAACATATGCTTGCTCAAAGATCCCCAGATTCTACAGTGAAGCCTGCCTCTTTCAAACAACACTAA
- the LOC126661798 gene encoding S-adenosylmethionine carrier 1, chloroplastic/mitochondrial-like translates to MDFASLTAKEDSCKFSVFYNGLIAGGIAGAVADTALYPVDTIRTRMQAAHGGRKIMLKGLYSGLTGNLVGSIPASAIFIGVYEPVKQKLLKAFPENLNALAQLTAGAVAGLVSSLVRVPTELVKQRIQTRQFTSALVAVRVIATKEGLKGLYAGYGALLLRDLPFDAIQFCIYEQLLMGYKLAVQRDLKDPEFALVGASAGAITAALTTPLDVVKTRLMLQGSSKQYNGVFDCFRTIVKEEGAHALLKGIVPRVLWIGSGGSIFFGVLEKTKQILAQRSPEQIL, encoded by the exons ATGGATTTTGCATCACTGACTGCTAAAGAGGACAGCTGCAAATTTTCAGTTTTCTACA ATGGTCTTATAGCTGGAGGCATTGCTGGTGCTGTTGCTGATACAGCTTTATACCCAGTGGATACAATAAGAACCCGAATGCAG GCTGCTCATGGTGGAAGGAAAATTATGTTGAAGGGCCTTTACTCTGGTTTGACTGGCAACCTTGTTGGTTCCATACC GGCTTCTGCCATATTTATAGGCGTATATGAACCTGTGAAACAGAAATTGCTCAAAGCTTTTCCTGAAAACCTTAATGCTCTTGCTCAATTA ACTGCAGGTGCTGTTGCAGGTCTCGTTTCTTCCCTAGTTCGTGTACCAACTGAG CTTGTCAAGCAGCGGATTCAAACAAGGCAGTTTACTTCCGCGCTAGTTGCTGTCCGTGTAATTGCTACAAAAGAGGGTCTTAAAGGTCTCTATGCG GGGTATGGAGCATTGTTACTACGAGATTTGCCTTTCGATGCTATCCAATTTTGCATTTACGAGCAACTCCTGATGGGTTACAAGCTAGCA GTGCAAAGAGATCTGAAAGACCCTGAATTTGCTCTAGTTGGTGCTTCTGCTG GTGCTATTACTGCAGCTTTAACCACTCCTCTTGATGTCGTAAAAACTAGATTAATGCTTCAG GGATCAAGTAAGCAGTATAATGGAGTTTTTGATTGTTTTAGGACAATTGTTAAGGAAGAGGGAGCTCATGCTCTTCTCAAG GGTATAGTACCAAGAGTATTATGGATAGGTTCTGGAGGTTCAATTTTCTTTGGTGTACTTGAGAAGACAAAGCAGATTCTTGCTCAAAGATCCCCAGAGCAGATTCTATAA